One stretch of Estrella lausannensis DNA includes these proteins:
- a CDS encoding ubiquitin carboxyl-terminal hydrolase, protein MSSRIEEIGFFNPVYHQAETQRNEKVSWLGRAVEWYFDVGQEVYSILPGPVADRSVPVVKEDAPQRSFVGVILRVVSVALKVISYLSLILPLMMVVGKLIYRAENRFSLQKKIGDKELQQFIELAEKTARDATSSNAIDELGFERPGELNKAVQIFEAINKKKDQFHAILRNSSAFLNEEEYKKFLSAINTLDLHIGKLAAKVTDYKDVVIQDIIRMQQVLLERFDQLEGNEQQVEAEAAWQSVQMIHRFVYQFRERLGVESIERETNWRTEDGTELYDRILVAKLSNMIVPKGINNLGATCFMNASIQALIANHEFRTLIKNQDQPIYGLIRENLTARLENVHLFDDAQATADMLMESWGELTIKQLSRRSNIINNPAVINEIARIIEGLEDLAALEDLAAVEADGVRHGEDDEEAVHDELDHQEPNREVEQARQRVNSKERALLLWLRTELPDETPILLGDGDRPDWQRADLLIKTLRSQLQEYARYKSVMKFLRDFVVRYEERETQPKNLEALAKNLRAAFFFAGRMEGSQYEQQDAPPIIEYVLDAIGYGVPLEIVREAEKVEPNEPAVQFTQRATQPTQLLQVPITGGDGVSLQKLVDNFTAVNEEGDEENVWRPEHPVTNEPVSFNKWDEKQRIRGEAPKYLQIQLKRFEFTEDGRRKKINDKVDVGDMVVDMSELFEGAPKGSVKYKIVSGVIHHGSCTGGHYYAVVEKAHQFFKCNDASVSPENNPESELASAYVLFLELLEQQEEALSL, encoded by the coding sequence ATGTCATCAAGAATTGAAGAAATCGGTTTTTTTAATCCAGTCTACCACCAAGCTGAAACCCAGAGAAACGAAAAAGTTTCGTGGCTTGGCCGTGCCGTCGAGTGGTATTTCGATGTTGGACAGGAAGTTTATTCAATTCTCCCCGGGCCTGTTGCCGACCGCTCGGTTCCAGTAGTTAAAGAGGACGCTCCTCAGAGATCTTTCGTTGGCGTCATCTTGCGCGTTGTTTCCGTTGCGTTAAAAGTCATCAGCTATCTCTCCTTGATCCTTCCGTTGATGATGGTTGTCGGAAAGCTGATTTACCGTGCTGAAAATCGTTTTTCGCTTCAAAAGAAAATCGGAGACAAAGAGCTTCAGCAGTTTATTGAACTGGCTGAGAAGACGGCACGAGACGCGACATCCTCCAATGCTATCGATGAACTCGGTTTCGAAAGACCCGGAGAGTTAAACAAAGCTGTTCAAATTTTTGAGGCGATCAACAAGAAAAAGGATCAGTTCCACGCTATATTACGCAACTCCTCGGCCTTTTTAAATGAAGAGGAGTACAAAAAATTCTTAAGTGCGATCAACACATTGGATTTACATATCGGCAAACTCGCCGCTAAAGTGACCGATTACAAAGATGTTGTGATCCAGGATATCATCAGGATGCAACAAGTTCTTTTGGAAAGGTTCGATCAGCTGGAGGGAAATGAGCAGCAGGTCGAGGCTGAGGCCGCATGGCAAAGTGTACAGATGATCCACAGGTTTGTCTACCAGTTCAGGGAAAGGCTTGGAGTTGAGAGCATCGAGCGTGAGACCAACTGGAGAACAGAAGACGGAACAGAGCTCTATGACCGCATTTTGGTGGCTAAGTTGTCCAACATGATAGTGCCAAAAGGCATCAATAACCTTGGCGCCACCTGTTTCATGAACGCATCCATTCAAGCTTTAATAGCCAACCATGAATTCCGCACACTCATCAAGAATCAAGACCAGCCCATTTATGGATTGATCAGGGAAAATCTGACGGCAAGGCTTGAAAACGTGCATCTTTTTGATGACGCCCAGGCAACAGCCGATATGCTGATGGAGAGTTGGGGAGAGTTGACAATTAAGCAGCTTTCAAGACGCTCGAACATCATTAATAATCCGGCAGTCATTAATGAAATAGCAAGGATAATTGAAGGTCTTGAAGATTTGGCTGCTCTTGAAGATCTGGCTGCTGTAGAAGCTGACGGGGTCAGGCATGGTGAAGACGATGAAGAGGCGGTTCATGATGAATTAGACCATCAAGAACCCAATCGTGAAGTGGAACAAGCAAGGCAGCGCGTCAATTCAAAAGAGCGAGCCCTTCTTTTGTGGTTACGCACTGAGCTTCCCGATGAGACACCGATTCTTTTGGGCGATGGCGACCGTCCCGACTGGCAGCGCGCTGATCTCTTGATCAAAACCCTGCGATCGCAGCTGCAGGAGTATGCCCGCTACAAGTCAGTGATGAAATTTTTGAGAGATTTTGTCGTTCGTTACGAAGAGAGAGAGACGCAGCCTAAGAATTTGGAAGCGTTAGCGAAAAACTTGCGAGCTGCTTTCTTCTTCGCCGGACGAATGGAGGGAAGCCAGTACGAACAGCAGGATGCACCGCCGATAATAGAGTATGTCCTTGATGCCATCGGCTATGGCGTTCCTTTAGAAATCGTAAGAGAAGCTGAAAAAGTCGAACCCAACGAGCCCGCAGTGCAATTTACCCAAAGAGCGACACAGCCGACCCAGCTCCTGCAAGTTCCCATCACGGGCGGCGACGGTGTTTCCCTGCAAAAGCTCGTGGATAATTTCACGGCTGTGAATGAAGAAGGGGACGAGGAAAATGTTTGGAGACCCGAGCATCCTGTGACCAATGAGCCGGTATCTTTCAATAAATGGGATGAAAAGCAGCGCATCCGAGGAGAGGCTCCCAAGTACCTGCAAATCCAGTTGAAGAGATTTGAATTTACTGAAGATGGCCGCAGAAAGAAGATCAACGACAAGGTAGATGTCGGTGATATGGTAGTCGACATGAGTGAACTTTTTGAAGGGGCACCCAAAGGAAGCGTCAAGTATAAGATCGTTTCGGGTGTGATTCATCATGGTTCTTGCACGGGCGGCCATTACTACGCCGTCGTAGAAAAAGCGCATCAGTTTTTCAAGTGCAATGACGCGAGTGTCAGCCCGGAAAACAACCCGGAATCTGAATTGGCCTCGGCTTACGTCTTATTCTTGGAGTTGCTGGAACAGCAGGAAGAAGCTTTGAGCCTGTAG